Proteins from a single region of Pontibacillus halophilus JSM 076056 = DSM 19796:
- a CDS encoding ParM/StbA family protein → MKKEITYKVRASEDMGNSEQVLRLAIGDHVEEVRQPNVFGIEFSFDTVGDKPDDVLINNLMDDLFISLNSPAVRMSKNYYIGKAALEHSEVVNSMRAGKVLKSKSDIPVVNTLGVLAAKGVQRAFDQNKEIPTTVNLEVDFVTALPVTEYKKDGAKEKLRDKFMNGPHEVIVYVGVHKVTVNINFEYVFVSPEGTAAIFSVAGNKDRTKDIVAQFTKEYDIDTNKALSLVKKGKILHVDIGEGTTELPITEGHEFDDKKAMGINVGIAMAINQALGEFKEQSGFPNISRQKYSEYLKHPKKYPEYHKEALSYIRQSVAAPIQSVFDAVTEQLDRVYNEVDVVMVYGGGSVLMKEYLYDMLKEELEDRKNGSIKLLWVPTEYATTMNIDGLDMLFKNGIYDQLKKRQMQGSK, encoded by the coding sequence GTGAAAAAAGAAATTACTTATAAAGTTAGAGCTAGTGAGGATATGGGTAACTCAGAACAGGTGTTGCGTTTAGCTATAGGAGATCATGTAGAGGAAGTGCGACAACCTAATGTGTTTGGCATTGAATTTTCTTTCGATACGGTAGGGGATAAACCAGATGATGTGTTGATTAACAATTTGATGGATGACTTGTTTATTAGTTTAAATTCACCTGCAGTTCGCATGTCTAAGAATTACTACATAGGAAAAGCAGCGTTAGAACATAGCGAAGTGGTTAATAGTATGAGGGCTGGAAAAGTGCTTAAATCTAAATCCGACATTCCTGTTGTAAACACGCTGGGGGTTTTGGCTGCAAAAGGAGTCCAAAGAGCCTTTGATCAAAATAAAGAAATACCGACGACAGTTAATCTTGAAGTAGATTTCGTAACTGCATTGCCCGTTACAGAGTATAAGAAAGATGGGGCAAAAGAGAAATTAAGAGATAAGTTCATGAATGGTCCACACGAAGTAATAGTTTATGTAGGTGTTCATAAAGTTACTGTTAACATCAACTTTGAATATGTGTTTGTAAGTCCGGAAGGTACTGCTGCTATCTTCTCGGTCGCGGGCAACAAAGATAGAACGAAAGATATCGTAGCTCAATTTACGAAAGAGTACGATATAGATACGAATAAAGCTCTTTCTTTAGTTAAAAAGGGTAAGATATTGCATGTTGATATTGGAGAAGGGACAACTGAACTACCAATTACAGAAGGTCATGAATTTGATGACAAGAAAGCTATGGGTATTAACGTTGGTATTGCTATGGCCATTAATCAGGCATTAGGTGAATTCAAGGAACAATCAGGTTTCCCAAATATATCTCGTCAAAAGTATAGTGAGTATTTGAAACATCCTAAAAAGTATCCTGAGTATCATAAAGAAGCTCTAAGTTATATTAGACAGTCCGTTGCAGCTCCAATTCAGTCTGTTTTTGACGCAGTAACAGAGCAATTGGATAGAGTTTATAATGAAGTGGATGTTGTAATGGTGTACGGAGGTGGTTCCGTATTGATGAAGGAGTACCTATACGACATGTTAAAAGAGGAATTGGAAGATCGTAAAAATGGAAGTATTAAACTTCTATGGGTTCCTACAGAATATGCAACTACAATGAATATTGATGGCTTGGACATGTTGTTTAAAAACGGTATCTACGACCAATTGAAGAAGAGACAAATGCAAGGTTCTAAATAA